The stretch of DNA tctTTCCACCACTTAAATCTAGTTATGAAATCATCTTTAACCaatcccctgtcccttctcctcctcctccagcgaAAAAGAAGAGACGTCCTCATTCGCTGTCCTCTTCGTCATCATGAGTGGCTTGAGAAAAAAGGGACCCTTGATGGCCTCTCGAGGGAACAGAGTTCTATTTCTGGTGCACGAAATGGCCTGCCGCCTCCCTCCCTCGTTGCCTCCCACCATTGCTGTCTATTCATTATTGTGAAGCACTGCTGCTGTGATCAGATATGAACCAAACAGACGTCCAGTGTTCTTCTGACCTTGCTTCTGCTTCCTACTTCATCCTTAATGTTTCAGTGCTGTAAGGAGCACAATTCCATACAGTCCATGAAATTGTTGCATTAATTGATAGACTAATAGCCAAAGATTTGAGGAAATGTGGTAATGGGATAACACAGCAATGTAGGGGAAAGTTGTGGGGTTTTAGACAAAGGTGACATGTGAATAGGAGTGCGGTGGTGAGttggaggaggggtgggggaggaggagaagacgcTTAGCAGAGGCGTGCATCTGTGTGCAGGCATAAATATTGAACAGGTGGCTTGTGCGGTTGACGGAACGGCATGGCGCTACGATGATGGAGCCGTCTCTCATGAGCGACGACACCTCTCCTCGCTCCGAGGGGTAATTCTATTTCTCCAGACGTCAGTCAGACTTAATGAATGCTAATTCCCAATGCTAGTCCCTCACTGCTTCAAATTCACCCTTGATATTCTATGGCGCTTTATCTCCGGTGTTTTTGTCCAATGGTTGATCTTGGGTGTCCATTTCTCTTATGTAACATCATATGATTGTGTAGCAAATCGCATTCCAGCAGGCCAGGTTCGCCATCTCCACGAATAGGTTTTCCTTGGAATTCCTTTGATTTTATAACAAGCCATATGCATAGACCTAGATGCGCTCAACTCCTTTGGTAGATCTGTTCCCTGCGTAGATGTTGGTGCACACAACAACGTTCTAGATGGTGGACAATATTTTCATTACTATCTGTATACATTGAGAAGTAGCCTAACAACATCACAGATCACTTGAATGTACAACGCCTTTTTAAGGCGCACTTTCTGCATACATGCACAAGTGTTACAGTATTAGCTAAATGTCTATTGACACTCCTTTGTAAAACTTGCCTGAAAAAGCTCTTGAGATGGTACACAATGAAATCATACCCATCGTGTTATGAGAAGACCCTGCCATTCTACAAATAGCTTGGAGCCTGATCTCCCCCAAACACTCTCTCCTACTTTCTTTAGGGCTAAAACTTTCCCAGCGTCTGTAGCTTCATAGAACTTCCTGCACTGCGACGGGGTGTGTGACTATAAAGACAAGGCCTTTGCTTCAGGAGCCTGGGGGCACCGCCAACAGAACACGGCTCTTTGAGTGTACGATTTATAATGAGAGCCTCCAGCTTCGATAACACAGAGAGCAGCCATCACCTcattgagaaaaagagagaaaaagagggggtgaagagagaggttagaggatgGCACAGGGTTGATGGTTAGGATGTTTACATTGAGTGGTAGAGAATTGTGCACACAGGGGCTACTCTCAAAGTAATAATCACAAACCGTTCCAGAGAACCGAAAGCGTTTACTGTAACAGCTCAGTACTTCATTTATCTCAGGGGGAGGACGCTTTCAATGTAATTCGGTAAAGCTAGCTCCTATTGTCTGAACTGTTCTCTCCTTTCATTTATCTCCTTGCCAGCTCCCACAATCCTTTGAGGGAGACAAGGTTTTCAGGTGCAGGGCCTCGATTGTCTCTGGTCTGCCGTTTGTCTTCATTTTCCTCACCTTCACTTTTCCATGGTGGAGGATAGGAAATTGAGTTTTGAGGCAAGGTGTTCTCTTAACAGACTGAgtaacacgcacactcacacaattTAATTTCATAATGTTTTTTTTAGTGGAAGCTGGTCCTCAAAATTCCTTCCAGCTACGAGATTTGCTGGGGTACAGTATTTTGTCTGACTTGCCAAACATTAATACATAGTTAATAGCTTCCTTCTAGCAATTTGGCATAAAGGCCAGTTTTGTAGAGTGAGCTATTGGGATGTTGTCAATCAGGCCCAGTaattcagtgccttcagaaagtactcattccccttgacttattccaccaaaatgtataaaatagatgttttttctcacaactctacacacaataacccataatgacaaagtgaaaacatattttttgaaatgtttgcacatttattgaaaatgaaatacagaaatatctaatttacataagtattcacacccctgagtcaatactttgtagaagcaccattggcagcgattacagctgtgagtctttctgggtacatCTCTAAGAGCTTCccacacctgcattgtttgcccattattcttttcaaaattcttcaaactgtcaaattggttggttattttgctagacaaccatgttcaggtcttgccacagattttcaaacagatttaagtcaaaactgtaactccgcCACTCCGGAACATTCAGTGTTTTCTTGTTAaacatgtattaataaaccaattaggcacatttgggcagtcttgaacaacattttgaaaagatACTGTATGCAATGGTTCAATGGATCAGTCTggaactttgcacatacacttctgccatctagtggacaaaatctaaattgcacctgggctggaataatacattgtggcTTTTGTCTTGCATTTCAAAAACGCAAGTTTTTTCttggtattatcttttaccagatataatgtgttatattctcctacattaatttcacatttccacaaacttcaaagtgtttcctttcaaatggtaccaagaatatgcatatacttgcttcaggtcctgagctacaggcagttcgatttgggagtgtcattttaggcaaaaattgaaaaaaaagtgtcagatccttaagaggttgataagcaactccagtgttgatttggccttgtgttttaggttattgtcctgctgaaaggtgaatgaatctcccagtgtctggtggaaagcagattaAACCAGGTTTTcgtctaggattttgcctttgcTTAACGCCATTACGTTTCtattttatcctgaaaaattcCACAGTCCTtcacgattacaagcatacccataacataatgcagccaccattattcttgaaaatatggagagtggtacgaagtaatgtgttgtattggatttgccccaaacataacactataTATTCAGGACCAAATATGTATtgcttgccacattttttgcagtattacttcagtgccttgttgcaaacaggatggatATTTTGAAATATGTTTATCTACAGGGTTCCCTTTTTTCACTCTGTCTtttaggttattattgtggagtaactacaatgttgttgatccatcctcagttttctcctatcacggcCATTAAACTCTGGAACTGTTTTAGTCACCATTCTCGGTTTCTTTctttaggaaggacgcctgtatctttgtagtgactgggtgtattgatacaccatctaaagtgtaattaataacttcaccatgctcgaagggatattcaatgtctgctttatgtATTTccaaataggtgcccttctttgagaggcattggaaaaccttcctggtgtttgtggttgaatctgtgtttgcaattcactgctcggctgagggaccttacagataactgtatgtgtggggtacaaagatcaggtagtcatttaaaaatcatgttaaacactattattgcacacaaagtCCAGGcagcttattatgtgatttgttaaccACATTTTTACTCCTTAACTTATTTAGGCATGCCATAACAAAAAGgtttaatacttattgactcaagactttTCAGCTTCTCATTCATTTGTAAAATGTCGAAAAacctaattccactttgacattatggggtattgtgtgtaggcctgcGACAAAACATCTCAATATAAACCAttaaaaattcaggctgtaacacaaaatgtggaaaaagtcaagggtgtgaataccttctgaacGCACCGTGCATATGCTGGAATTCTCATAGAATGCAATGGAGTGATACTGCCACCTGCTGGACATTATCACCCAtgcatttttttaatttttttatttcaccttcatttaaccaggtaggctagttgagaacacgttctcatttgcaactgcgacctggccaagataaagcatagcaattcgacacatacaacaacacacagttacacatagaataaacaaaacatagtcaataatacagtagaacaaaaagaaaacaaaaagtctatatatagtgagtgcaaatgaggtaagataagggagttaaggcaataaataggccatggtggcaaagtaattacaatatagcaattaaaacactggaatggtagatgtgcagaagatgaatgtgcaagtagagatactggggtgcaaaggagcaagataaataaataaatacagtatggggatgaggtaggtagatagataggctgtttacagatgggctatgtacaggtgcagtgatctgctctgacagctggtgcttaaagctagtgagggagatatgagtctccagcttcagagatttttgcagttcgttccagtcattggcagcagagaactgtaaggaaagacgaccaaaggaggaattggctttgggggtgaccagtgagatatacctgctggagcgtgtgcaacgagtgggtgctgctatggtgacctgtgagctgagataaggtggggctttacctagcagagacttgtagataacctgtagcaggtgggtttggcgatgagtatgaagcgagggccaaccaatgagagcgtacaggtcgcagtggtgggtagtgtatggggctttggtgacaaaacggattgcactgtgatagactgcatccagtttgttgagtagagtgttggaggctattttatagatgacatcaccgaagtcgaggattggtaggatggtcagttttacgagcttatgtttggcagcatgggtgaaggatgctatgttgcgatataggaagccaattttagatttaattttggattggagatgcttaatgtgagtctggaaggagagtttacagtctaaccagacacctaggtatttgtagttgtccacgtattctaagtcagagccgtccagagtagtgatgctggacggatgagcaggtgcgggcagtgatcggttgaatagcatgcatttagttatacttgcgtttaagagcagttggaggccacggaaggagagttgtatggcattgaagctcgcctggaggttagttaacacagtgtccaaagaggggccagaagtatacagaatggtgtcgtctgcgtagaggtgtatcagagaatcaccagcagcaagagcaacatcattgatgtatacagagaagagagtcggcccgaggattgaaccctgtggcacccccatagagaccacCAGAGGTCCgggcaacaggccctccgattttacacactgaactctatcagagaagtagttggtaaaccaggcgaggcaatcatttgagaaaccaaggctgtcgagtctgccattaagaatgtgttgattgatagagtcgaaagccttggccaggacgatgaatacggctgcacaataatgtctcttatcgatggcggttatgatgtcgtttaggaccttgagcgtggctgaggtgcacctatgaccagctctgaaaccagattgcatagcggagaaggtacggtgggattcgaaatggtcggtaatccgtaaacttggctttcgaagaccttagaaagacagggtaggatagatacaggtctgtagcagtttgggtctagagtgtcaccccctttgaagagggagatgaccgcggcagctttccaatctttgggaatctcatacgatacgaaagagagcttgaacaggctagtaataggggttgcaacaatttcggcagatcattttagaaagagagggtccagattgtctagcccggctgatttgtaagggtttagattttgcagctctttcagaacatcagctatctggatttgggtaaaggagaaatggtgggggctttggcgggttgctgtggagggtgccgggcagttgaccggggtaggggtagccaggtggaaagcatggccagccgtagagaaattcttattgaaattctcaattatagtggatttatcagtggtgacagtgtttccttgaTTTGATCTGCATTACATTACATTGAATCAGCAAGGGATATTTTGATAATTAGATGAAAGACAaacatataaatgcaacatgcaacaatttctaagattttactgagttacagttcatatatatTCCTTAGGCccgaatctatggatttcacatgactgggattaCAGATATGCAAAAGTCAGTATCTTGTGTCACCACCATTTGCCCTTATGCAGCGTGACAATTCTCCTTCGTATAGAGTTGCTCAGGCTGTTGATAGTCgcctgtagaatgttgtcccattcctcttcaatggctgtgcgaagttgctggatattgtcgggaaatggaacacgctgtcgtacacgttgatccagagcatcccaaacatgctcaatgggtgacatgtagggtgagtatgcaggccatggaagaactgggacattttcagcttccaggaattggtgtacagatccttgcgacatggggccgctAAAACATGGTGATGCTGGCGGATGAATgacacaatgggcctcaggataaaTTCACAGTATCTCTGGGCATTCAAGTTTGAAGTCGTATACGACGCCAAActtcagtcaggtcaagaccctgttgaggacgacgagcacacagatgagcttccctgagatggtctCTCACCgtttcggttgtgcaaacccagtttcattagctgtccggtggctggtctcagacaatcccacaggtgaagaagccggatgtggaggtcttgggctggcattgttgcacgtggtctgcggttgtgaggccagttagacgttctgccaaattctctaaaacgacgaaggcagcttatggtagaaaaatgatgcttaaattatctggcaacagccctggtggacattcctgcattcagcatgccaattgtgcgctccctcaacttgagacatctgtggcattgagtggtgtgacaaaactgcacattttagagtggcctcttATTGTCCACAacacaagttgcacctgtgtaatgatcatgctgtttaatcaacttcttgatatgccacacctgtcaagtggatggattatcttggaaaaggagaaattctcactaacagggatgtaaacacatttctgcacattttgggagaaataagctttttgaccgtttcagctcatgaaataacactttacatgttgcgtttatatttttgttcagtttattaGACACAcaaactacactgtttatatatcATTCTGCATTAAGCCATTTGACAACTCAAATGATCACAGATTAAAAGAAGTTTGTAGGTTTTATTTTAGTTGCACTCAAACTCTAAATACTGTTATACAGTATTAACAGAACGGCACAGGTGTTGATACATTCTGTTTGCAATAGAATTCAAATCAttagggatcatgactataggtGTAATCCAAACCTGGGAACCATGTGTGAAAGTTGGAAAGTACAaattacaaattggaaagttcatacatattcatcctggtccccccgtgtggaatgaacccacaaccctggcgttgcaagcgccatgctctaccaactgagcgttTAGACATGCTTGGATCTCAAATTAGGATTCAGGTCCTATATCAGTAGATTCAAAGAAAAAGTTAAGTTGTCACACCACATCCGGTACCATTTCCCAGTAAACCTGTCCCACTTCTAAAATTCCTTTACATTATTCTCAGTAACAAATAAAAACACTTTTAAAATCAGTGGAATGATATGAATAAAACACAGAGGTTCAATCCATCCTTGTGATTGCACCCGTAATGTACTGTGTCCAACCCGTTAACACCATGCCAattcttgacaaaccattttatTTGTTTGTCCAACATTTTAGAGGTTAAAAGTGTTGGACAGTGCCGTTAGAAAACAAACCCAGTCATTGTTTGGACACACCGGTTTCAGTAAGTCAAACAGTGCATAGATAAAACTGCAATACAATCTCTCCCATCATTACAGTCTGTACACTTTATGTGGACAATATATTCAAAATTGAGTTATGATGCCAGCCAAATAGAGGGATGTCTGAAAaagttgggccaattgtgcagctGTGGTAATTCTTCACCACAATCATGATTACACTTTAATTGCTAAAGGCAAATGGCTTTTGTTTCGAGGATGGTAAAGCTATAGACAGTGCAAATAATTAAATAAAAGTTCAATGCGGTGAAACAACAAACGGCGCCACATTGGATTCCCCAGGTAGTGGGGCACtatgggaagaaaaaaaaaaaaaaaaaaaaaaaaaaaaaaaaaaaaaaaatcgctgTTCACTCAAATATCACAACAATTGACAAAAAACAAGGCGAGATGCAGTGTTCCGCACAATAAAGCTAGTCTCCAAAGTAGGCACATCAGCAAATCCACATTGAAAGGGTGCGCTGAGAGGGACTCCTTTTGCTGTGCGGGAAGACAAAAACCCATTTGCTAGGGCACACAAAGAAATGATAGCTACACACATTGGTCCATCTCTAGAAGCCTCCTAAACCTGGAGTATACTGTAGTCTCCAAACCATTCCTATCCTCATTATTCCTTAGCCCAGTGTCTTTACGGCAACCACTTCACTAAAGTAAAACATATACATGACCAAGTCCAGTGAGCAGGGTTACATTCTTTTCTTGAAAAATGTCTAACGATTGTGCTAAAACATAGGTAAAAGCGAGATCGAAGAGTTGGAGTCCAAGGTGTACCGCCATACTTATTGGCAGTGCCATTTAGTCAATAGATGCAGGTTTATCCATGTGCTCTTGTAATCAGTTGGTCTTACGCGTAAAATGAACAATTCACAACTTCTGCATGGAGTCCCTCACTATGACATATTGCTCctaaatattgaaaaaaaaaaaaaaaaaaaaagagaaaagtcACATGCTGCGCAGGTTTAGGTTTGTACACAGGGAGTAAGGAATTATAAAAATTGGAGGTAGCAAACCTTCGATATATATAAAACTACACAAATAAGAATGTTTGTCGCACAAGTCTGTTCATACCTTGAGCTGCATTTGACTCACAAACAACGTTTTGATTCAAATAAATTAAGTACGTGGAGTAGTACGTGTCCATGATGACACACTTGTTAGTTGGAAATGAGAAAAGAGAACATAGCAGTGACAGCACTTGCATTTCTTCAATACAAGCACAATGCATGTACACTTTGTACAGACAAGTTGCTACATGATATGATATACTCCACTCAAGAGTTCCTATACATGTTTCATACCAGGGAActggaaagctatgatccttggAGATCCACTTTGATTAAAATACGCACTTGCTAACGGACAATCTTTGTCAGCTAACTACTAGATAAACTGGTCAACAATTTATTTGCCATTTTATTTTCTAGTGATTGAGGCACTGATAGAAGTAGTGATAGTTGATGCTTTGATCATATTTGTTCCTATATGCTTTCGGAGCATTTTAAGTGTGAAGACACTGTAGCcctctcacaaatacaaattcAAATCACTCACACCAACTTGATATGCAAATTGCACTTGTGTCAAAGATGCACTGGGTGACGTGATTCCAAGAAAATGTTGTCAGTCCAACTAAGGCTATATCATTAACATACAAGAGAAGATTGTCAAATCAAAAAAACTTGGCCTACCAGTCAATGAGGACAACCGAATACATACCGCTGATGAGGTTCGGTGTAGCATCAAACATTCCCAAAGAACAAATATTTAACACAGCGGGTGGGTCCGAGAAAATCTGGCATGTCCACAGCTTTATCTGATCTGTATGTACATAGCCTCTTTGACAGACATGCCCAGGTTAATGACACAAACATTCAGAGCAAGCAGACACAGAAGTCTTGAGTAGTAGTAAATCAATTTCCCTTTTGGGTGAGGCAATGGGCTGGTGGACTAACGCTAGGATTTGACTCTGGTACCCCTGGCGATGGGGACTATCTCTCCTCAGTCTCCGGTGCGGTGATATCTAGCGGTGGTGTTTCCTCAGATGGGGTGTCCATATCCATGATGGGGTTGACAAAGCACTCGTATTCAGAATCCTCTGCGTGCTCCTCAGCATTTTCCTCGGCGTGCGCCCTCACAAAGTCGTTCTCCCACTCCAGGGCGTTGGAGTCCTCCGAAGCGGAGGCCGGACCACTGGTCGCCTGCTTATCGCCCGGCCGGAGTGCCGCTCGGAGTATGTCCTCCTCCGTTTTAGACCTCTCCCACGCTGTGACCGTCCGGTTCATCCCTGAAGACAAGGACAACGTGATACACCGAGTTTAACCTCACATGGTCGTTCAACTGGTGCTTTTTGAGGGTTGAATTTGACAATTACCGTCGTTGTTCAATGAAACTGCACAGTACAAGCAGTACAACAAGTTCAGGGAATGTAGTGCAAATTCATGGAATGCCACCAACAAAACATCCCAAAGGGGACAATAAGTAAAATAGACAAGCGCCCACCTTCCTCGTCCTCCCACTCCAGGTCCAGTGAGGTTCCGTCATCATTGGTGGAGCGGGTCTTGGTGTTGAAGTCCCAGCTGCTCTCCGTGTTGGGAGTGATCACGTTAGTCTCAGAGGACAGCCCTGATGACACAAAGAAATTACAGGTGGTGTTAAAGAGCAAGAGGTCTCATAataagccagaagaggactggccacccctcatagcctggttcctctctaggtttcttcctaggtttttgcctttctagggagtttttcctagccaccgtgcttctacacctgcattgcttgctgtttggggttttaggctgggtctctgtacagcactttgagatatcagctgatctaagaagagctatataaatacatttgatgataATGATGCATGAGGATGACCTTTCAAAGATACAGAAAGTCATTTATCTTAAAATATAATTTGTATGCACCATTTAAGAGTTTTATCAAATATATAGGCTACAGAAAAGAGTTGTGCTAAAATAGCGGACTCACTGCTGCTCCTGAAGGCTTCCGACGTGGCCTTCACATTCTGTAGGTAGACATCAAAGTCTTCACCGGAGCCATGCCTAGAACAGAATCCAACCAGTGAAGGAGAAACTGTAAACTTGACTCAATTTGACACACAGACCATGAGGTGGTAGACATTTCCGCTTTGTTGATATACTCACTTTTTCAGATGGGCTGCGCCACCTTTGCCTTCCGTCTTGCCTTTTGTCCGTTGTGCAAGCTTATGCTTTGAAAAATAGGAATACCTCAGAAAAACTCTTGGTCGAAATGGTAAACAATCATCTCTTGAAAATGTGTTAGTGAAATGCAGCCAATCAACTGTTAAATTGATTAAGGTGGGAGCTGGGCAAACACATATGAAACAGAAATGAATTAAAAGGACAAGTTAACATTTTGTGAACAAAACCTAAATTGTTTATGTAAATGTCATGCTATGTTATAGAAGTGTCAAGACACTAGCAATTTCACTTGGTTTTCGAGAAGCTTGCCCCGCCAGCAAAATACATCCTCATGCTCGTTTTGCAGTTGCAGGGGCACAGATAAACCAATAACAAAGGCTccaaaaacacacaaatacatCCTTTTAGAAGGGAATACGCTCTCCGTATAGTattgcaggtctttagatgttgtacacatgaaagTGTATCATTATAAACTTTGTCCACAACGTTATATTCCATTTTGTTGGACTCAAGCAATACTTTTCCGTGTGTGAATATGCGTAGGCTTTTAAATCACCACAATGGGAAAGAAAAAGCAAGTGCATCCTCGCACAAGGAGATGTCGCTCGAGTCCAACAAAATGAAACATATGACACAATTAAGTTAGGAATTAaacaatttcatgtgtacaacatctaaagacctgcattaCTACAGTACACTGAGCGCTTTGCCGTTTCCAAAAGGACGTATATGGGGGCTTTTGGAGCCTTTGTTCATGTTATCAAAAATTTTgatttttgtattatttgtattACTTGTCCTTTAACCAAGAGGAAAGCTGTGGAatgacaaatacaaaaaaaaaaataaaaatcacagCATGGACAAACAAAGGAATGGAAGTAAATGGTTATATCATTTGAGGATAAGAAATGGAGTGTGGACAAATGCCTCAGTTAATTCAGGTGAAAAAGGGAAAGGCAAACCCAATGCCAAGTCTGTTTTTTACAGTTCAGATAGTTTGACTTTAAAAGGACACTTGCCTAGAGGTACGATTTACAAATTCATTTAGAGATACATACCATAGGCTACATTACTTTAGATTGACCACCAGTTTATGTGGTATCATGTACTTGAAGGGGTAATCAAGAGAAGTAGGGGGTAGAGCCAAGGAAAAGCTGAGTGAGGCGTAAAAAGGTAGTGAAGGGACGACAGGCTCACTTCAATAATGGCCGCCTCACCTCCTTTATCTTTCGATCACGTGCCAGCCTGGCAGCCTCACGCTGGGCAGCATTTCTAGCCTCCTCTTCTAGCCTTAACTTCTCCTCTTGTGCCAATAACTGAGCAGAAATGATGGAACATAAAGAACACAAAATTGAGAACAGAAAACTAAAATTGCAAACAATTACGCAAAGCAAATAATGGAAAATTAAGATCGGACCAAATTAAAATATAAGCCTGTTATGAGCACTTAGGCTAAGCATCAACTTATCTTGACTATCTAGCAACATGAAAGGCACTACAAAGCTTATAAACGAGAATTTGGGAGGTGTAATGATTCTGTTGAATTAAACCTTCAATTATCAgtaagcaacaaaaaaaacaaggttCTATGTAAAACTACATCTGTATGTATCCATCCCTTTCAGAGGCTCTGGTCTATATACCTTACATAGACGGAGAAGAAACTAGTTGCTTGTGTAAGCCTACCTCTGCTAGCAGCTTCTCGTCTATCAAGGTCTGCTGATTGGAAATTGCAGCATAGCGATGCTCTTTGAGGTGGAGGATCTCATCTTCGTTGATAGGCCTGGTATCAAAATGAAACAAAGATTACCTCAAGCTCACCTTGACTCACCAAGCCCTGATTAACATTATTCTTCTGAAATGCATTTGCCAGTCCCCTGAAACAAATTTTCTAAAACATACCTGGGACAGCTTTGTGGGCTCTCTGCCTGAAATTAGAATAAGACAACTTCAAACCAAAAGTGGACAAAGAATAATGTGCAA from Salvelinus fontinalis isolate EN_2023a chromosome 29, ASM2944872v1, whole genome shotgun sequence encodes:
- the LOC129827938 gene encoding AP-1 complex-associated regulatory protein-like isoform X2 translates to MGNCWAYCSGIFRREANRIKRGGGSKYFRSSTAGEHYTIEFENLVESDEAESPQSCPRPINEDEILHLKEHRYAAISNQQTLIDEKLLAEHKLAQRTKGKTEGKGGAAHLKKHGSGEDFDVYLQNVKATSEAFRSSRLSSETNVITPNTESSWDFNTKTRSTNDDGTSLDLEWEDEEGMNRTVTAWERSKTEEDILRAALRPGDKQATSGPASASEDSNALEWENDFVRAHAEENAEEHAEDSEYECFVNPIMDMDTPSEETPPLDITAPETEER
- the LOC129827938 gene encoding AP-1 complex-associated regulatory protein-like isoform X1, producing the protein MGNCWAYCSGIFRREANRIKRGGGSKYFRSSTAGEHYTIEFENLVESDEAESPQSCPRPINEDEILHLKEHRYAAISNQQTLIDEKLLAELLAQEEKLRLEEEARNAAQREAARLARDRKIKEHKLAQRTKGKTEGKGGAAHLKKHGSGEDFDVYLQNVKATSEAFRSSRLSSETNVITPNTESSWDFNTKTRSTNDDGTSLDLEWEDEEGMNRTVTAWERSKTEEDILRAALRPGDKQATSGPASASEDSNALEWENDFVRAHAEENAEEHAEDSEYECFVNPIMDMDTPSEETPPLDITAPETEER